Proteins encoded together in one Desulfovibrio sp. UCD-KL4C window:
- a CDS encoding bacteriohemerythrin translates to MPMLEWNDSLSINFSEIDEQHKNLITMINNLYDIMTLNNDSNQSVHDIISDLHNYTIEHFGTEEKFMEKYNFPEAPAHISEHKEFISKISEVENLCSDASDNISMDILNYLSTWIVQHINDTDKKMGEFINNQIKN, encoded by the coding sequence ATGCCGATGCTTGAATGGAATGACTCTCTATCTATCAATTTTTCAGAGATAGACGAGCAACATAAAAATTTAATTACAATGATTAATAATCTTTACGATATAATGACATTGAACAATGATTCTAATCAAAGTGTGCACGACATTATTTCAGACCTACACAATTACACTATTGAACACTTCGGAACGGAAGAAAAATTTATGGAAAAATATAATTTTCCAGAAGCTCCAGCCCATATTAGTGAGCATAAAGAATTTATTTCTAAAATATCTGAAGTTGAAAATTTATGTAGCGATGCCAGTGATAATATTTCCATGGATATATTGAACTATTTAAGCACATGGATTGTGCAGCATATTAACGACACTGATAAAAAAATGGGTGAATTTATCAACAACCAAATTAAAAATTAA
- a CDS encoding HD domain-containing phosphohydrolase has product MATELFNEITTKTTAKIDSIIKPLKSIASISAATFDGKKGVSTTGSFSPIKRTMKAILDSNEQLMSVYLGYANGAFYQLISPRKKNIILEKYKAPANCSYIERIISVNHAGKRIQHWKFLDLEFRRISSRIDGKVSYDPRIRPWYLQAQTTNKSIFTSPYIFSSSRLPGLTCAHILNDKRGVFGMDICIAQLSAMLKEQQVTDNGSLWIVDSKNRLVAFPDIKWATSKESTLTLPKAINSTNPSIRKVAQIMSGSDSKLSSAPFFFELDGSKYMSSLTPMPEESGLQLVITVAAPISDITGHIEKMSLRILILCAAILALIIPIAVYIGKKTSSSVKALAIEAEKIQNFDFSSTQRVKSGISEIQALGDACIVMKSTIQSKTESLISTQGKLEKLIKAGLALSAEKNISNLITLIFDSAKDLVNADGGVIYLKESDKLAVELISLNSSSLVLGGLSEHPAPRVIVVPGIMDFLQKDSVLYHACKAYKNKEIILTSNQKLSLFPTGLDKEPTDYIINSTISAPIITRGDEILGVIQLFNPSKEYIQNISMTEFHATNGLLSSLVAQAAVGLDNRNLVNSLKETFNSLIKVIAASIDSKSPYTGGHCTRVPVLAEMITHAVNDTNEGPLKEFKVETEEEWRQIWIAAWIHDCGKIITPEYVVDKATKLETIYNRIHEIRMRFEVLRRDSEIKYYKKRAEGETDIQLLKKELEQELEQLEKDFSFVAQSNIGGEFMSDEDIEKIKKISERTWVRNYSDRIGISIEELKRKNEGTEDKVPSTEKLLADKPEQLIPRTKKYLNIKDSLGNPIVTPKNEYNRGEIYNLCINRGTLTAEDRFKINEHTLVGIEMLEQIPFPENLSRVPEIAASHHETLVGTGYPLKKSKINLSVEARILAIADIFEALTASDRPYKKAKKISEALKIMKFMCDNQSIDCDIFNIFLQRGVFTEYAQKFLSPDQCDNVEISDFLCEE; this is encoded by the coding sequence ATGGCTACTGAGTTATTTAACGAAATTACCACCAAAACTACTGCCAAAATAGACTCCATTATCAAGCCTCTTAAATCCATTGCATCTATCTCTGCGGCAACATTTGACGGGAAAAAAGGCGTTTCTACAACAGGATCATTCTCACCTATAAAGCGAACCATGAAAGCTATTCTGGATTCTAATGAACAGCTTATGTCTGTATATCTGGGGTATGCTAACGGAGCATTTTATCAACTGATCTCACCTCGAAAAAAAAACATCATTTTAGAAAAATATAAAGCTCCAGCTAATTGCTCTTATATAGAAAGAATTATCAGCGTAAACCACGCAGGAAAAAGGATTCAACACTGGAAATTCCTTGACCTTGAATTCCGCCGGATAAGTTCACGTATTGATGGTAAAGTAAGCTATGATCCCAGAATAAGACCATGGTATCTACAAGCCCAAACCACCAATAAAAGCATCTTTACGTCTCCTTACATTTTCAGCAGCTCAAGACTCCCGGGGCTGACTTGCGCACATATTTTAAACGACAAACGCGGTGTATTCGGTATGGATATTTGTATAGCCCAGCTGAGTGCAATGCTTAAAGAACAACAAGTCACAGACAATGGAAGTCTTTGGATAGTTGATTCAAAAAACAGACTAGTCGCTTTTCCTGACATAAAATGGGCTACGAGCAAAGAGAGTACCTTAACTCTTCCTAAAGCCATAAATTCAACCAATCCGTCTATAAGAAAAGTTGCCCAAATTATGTCTGGATCAGATTCAAAATTATCCTCTGCCCCTTTCTTCTTTGAGCTTGATGGATCAAAATACATGTCCAGCCTAACTCCCATGCCTGAAGAAAGCGGACTGCAACTGGTTATTACTGTTGCAGCACCGATCAGTGATATTACTGGGCACATAGAAAAAATGTCACTACGTATTTTAATTTTGTGCGCTGCAATTCTAGCTTTGATCATTCCAATCGCTGTATACATTGGCAAAAAAACATCATCTTCAGTTAAAGCTCTTGCGATTGAAGCTGAAAAAATCCAAAATTTTGATTTTTCATCCACCCAAAGGGTCAAGTCCGGAATCTCTGAGATTCAAGCTCTCGGTGATGCCTGCATAGTTATGAAATCGACGATTCAGTCAAAAACTGAAAGTCTTATCTCAACTCAGGGTAAATTGGAAAAATTAATTAAAGCAGGTCTTGCTCTCTCTGCTGAAAAAAATATTTCAAACTTAATTACTCTTATCTTTGATTCAGCAAAGGACCTTGTTAATGCAGATGGTGGAGTTATATATTTAAAGGAGAGCGACAAGCTTGCTGTAGAACTGATCTCTCTTAACTCATCCAGTTTGGTCCTCGGCGGATTGTCAGAACACCCTGCCCCGCGCGTAATAGTAGTTCCCGGAATTATGGATTTTCTGCAAAAAGACTCAGTCCTGTATCATGCTTGCAAGGCTTATAAAAACAAAGAAATTATCCTGACATCAAATCAAAAGCTGTCCTTGTTCCCTACCGGTTTAGATAAAGAACCCACAGATTACATTATAAACTCGACTATATCCGCCCCGATAATCACCAGAGGTGATGAAATCCTCGGGGTTATTCAACTTTTCAATCCAAGCAAAGAATATATTCAGAATATCAGCATGACTGAATTTCATGCGACAAATGGACTTTTAAGCTCGCTCGTTGCTCAGGCTGCTGTGGGGCTGGATAACCGCAATTTAGTTAATTCATTGAAAGAAACATTTAATTCCTTAATCAAAGTTATTGCGGCTTCGATTGACTCTAAATCTCCGTACACCGGAGGACATTGTACCAGAGTTCCGGTTTTGGCAGAAATGATCACCCATGCCGTAAACGACACAAACGAAGGGCCGCTAAAAGAGTTCAAGGTTGAAACAGAAGAAGAATGGCGACAGATATGGATTGCCGCATGGATACACGACTGCGGCAAAATAATCACACCGGAATACGTGGTAGACAAAGCAACAAAACTTGAAACTATATATAACCGCATACATGAAATTCGCATGCGCTTTGAGGTTCTTCGCAGAGATTCAGAGATAAAGTACTATAAAAAAAGAGCTGAAGGTGAAACGGATATCCAACTTTTAAAGAAAGAATTAGAGCAAGAACTTGAACAGCTTGAAAAAGATTTTTCCTTCGTAGCCCAAAGCAATATCGGAGGCGAGTTCATGTCTGATGAAGATATTGAAAAAATCAAAAAAATTAGTGAAAGAACATGGGTTCGTAATTATAGCGACAGAATAGGAATCTCAATTGAAGAACTTAAACGCAAAAACGAAGGTACGGAAGACAAAGTTCCCAGCACAGAGAAACTTCTCGCAGACAAACCTGAACAGCTTATTCCACGTACAAAAAAATACCTGAATATCAAGGACTCCCTTGGCAACCCAATTGTTACGCCCAAAAATGAATATAACCGCGGAGAAATTTACAATCTATGCATAAATAGAGGCACGCTTACTGCTGAAGATCGTTTCAAAATAAACGAACACACCTTAGTCGGTATTGAAATGTTGGAACAAATCCCATTCCCTGAGAATTTAAGCAGAGTACCTGAAATTGCTGCAAGCCATCACGAAACACTTGTCGGCACCGGTTATCCATTAAAGAAAAGCAAAATTAATCTTTCAGTCGAAGCACGCATTCTTGCAATAGCTGATATCTTTGAGGCTCTGACAGCTTCTGACCGACCATATAAAAAAGCAAAGAAAATATCTGAAGCACTCAAAATCATGAAATTTATGTGCGATAACCAGAGCATCGACTGTGATATTTTCAATATTTTTCTGCAGAGAGGTGTTTTCACCGAATATGCACAAAAATTTCTAAGTCCGGATCAATGTGATAATGTAGAAATCAGTGATTTTTTATGTGAAGAATAA
- a CDS encoding YaiI/YqxD family protein: MHIWVDADACPNMIKEVLFKTAMRRNIEMTLVANTNVCTPSSPLINSIRVSAGFNVADDEIARLAVAGDLVITADIPLADKIVTKGAIGLNPRGELYTVDNIKGLLSMRNLMEELRTGGLASGGPAPLGPKDKQKFTNQLDKFLTQNLK, translated from the coding sequence ATGCATATATGGGTTGATGCAGATGCCTGCCCCAACATGATCAAGGAAGTTTTATTCAAAACTGCCATGCGACGTAATATTGAAATGACTCTTGTTGCTAATACTAATGTTTGCACACCTTCATCACCGCTCATTAATTCAATAAGAGTTTCAGCAGGATTTAATGTTGCTGATGATGAAATTGCCAGACTGGCGGTAGCTGGGGATCTTGTTATTACCGCCGATATTCCTTTGGCAGATAAAATAGTAACGAAGGGAGCTATTGGACTGAATCCCAGAGGCGAGCTTTACACTGTGGACAACATCAAGGGACTTTTAAGTATGCGCAACCTGATGGAAGAGCTTCGGACAGGAGGATTGGCTTCAGGCGGTCCCGCCCCTCTCGGTCCTAAGGACAAGCAAAAATTCACCAATCAACTGGACAAATTCCTGACTCAGAATCTTAAATAA
- a CDS encoding ABC transporter substrate binding protein, giving the protein MRKAFWVIFFIFLVFMSAFTCQAVASGKRVLLISSYHPLFPTFFQQIDGLNSVFKPAEVFLDVEFMDSKRFYTPENIAAFHNLLKLKLMGLKPYDIVVTADDNALKFVLEFHDELFPNTPVVFLGVNNQELAKSMNSNNLVTGVIEAISMNETLELISNLFPNAEKIYAIVDSSPSGQGDFKTFKSYGSKFSDKKLDILSLENFSWDEFGKELEKLSDRDVVLLLSAYRDKSGTWKLFEDSLNWITSHSKVPVFHLWEHGVGQGVIGGKVISQFEQGVAAANICLDIFNGQQIKDIPVVEGNAVNKFLFDENMLKRFHVNDDLLPEGNSIINNQNSLFHQHRKTILIVVFFVALLLFFIGALIVYVFRLRKAEDMVRKSEERFALAMDASRDGLWDWEIGTDNVYYSPGYKAMLGYKFNEVPSHVDAWVDLIHPADKDAAVKANTDCIENKVESFEVEFRMQTKSGKWIWILGRGKAVERDETGNAIRVVGTHTDITDRKRAEKELLRLRNYLNNIIDSMPSILIGLDAKGIVTQWNSEAQRVTGVSTADAEGMHLSEAFPRLTPQLKWVEESLLNQQIHTDSRVHWQDNGEDKFEDITIYPLSSKGVEGVVIRVDDVTQRVRLEEMIVQSEKMVSIGNLAAGMAHEINNPLGAIVQGAQNLSRRLSLDLPANFKVAEQCNLSLDSFQEYLHDRGIFKIIEGINGSGLRAAMIVTNMLSFCRKSEKSSKNNNLAELLDNALEMAKSEYNFDRKYDFKRIEIEREYAQDLPDICCDGNEIQQVFLNLIKNGAYAVAGKTYADSSPKLYLRVRSENGMAVVEIEDNGSGMDETSRKRAFEPFYTTKPTGDGTGLGLSVSYFIITEQHNGHMEVYSSFGNWTRFVVKLPMKLEC; this is encoded by the coding sequence ATGCGAAAAGCATTTTGGGTTATCTTTTTCATATTTCTTGTTTTTATGTCAGCTTTTACTTGTCAGGCCGTTGCTTCTGGAAAACGTGTTCTTCTAATCAGCTCATACCATCCGTTATTTCCGACTTTTTTTCAGCAAATAGATGGGCTGAATTCTGTATTTAAACCTGCCGAAGTGTTTCTCGATGTTGAGTTTATGGATAGCAAGCGTTTTTATACTCCTGAAAATATTGCAGCATTTCATAATCTTCTCAAATTAAAACTGATGGGGCTTAAGCCATATGATATTGTTGTCACTGCTGATGATAATGCATTGAAGTTTGTATTGGAATTTCATGACGAGCTTTTCCCGAATACTCCAGTTGTTTTTTTAGGAGTTAATAATCAAGAACTTGCTAAGTCTATGAATTCTAACAATCTTGTTACTGGAGTTATTGAAGCTATTTCAATGAATGAGACTCTGGAACTTATTTCTAACCTATTCCCAAATGCTGAAAAAATTTATGCAATTGTAGACTCTTCACCAAGTGGACAGGGAGATTTTAAAACATTTAAGTCGTATGGCTCTAAATTTTCGGATAAAAAATTAGATATTTTGTCCTTAGAGAATTTTTCATGGGATGAATTCGGCAAAGAACTTGAAAAATTATCAGATAGAGATGTAGTCCTGCTACTTTCAGCTTATAGAGATAAGTCTGGAACATGGAAGTTGTTTGAGGATTCTCTCAATTGGATTACTTCACATAGCAAGGTTCCTGTTTTTCATCTATGGGAGCATGGGGTTGGTCAGGGGGTTATAGGTGGGAAGGTTATTTCTCAATTTGAACAAGGAGTTGCCGCAGCAAATATTTGTTTAGATATTTTTAACGGGCAACAGATTAAAGATATTCCTGTTGTTGAAGGGAATGCTGTTAATAAATTTCTATTTGATGAAAACATGCTGAAGCGGTTTCATGTTAATGATGATTTACTTCCAGAAGGAAATTCAATTATTAATAATCAAAATTCTCTTTTTCATCAGCATCGTAAAACCATACTTATTGTAGTCTTTTTTGTAGCGCTTCTCCTATTTTTCATAGGAGCACTTATTGTTTATGTTTTTCGCCTGCGCAAAGCTGAAGATATGGTTAGAAAAAGTGAAGAACGGTTTGCTCTTGCAATGGATGCTAGTAGGGATGGGCTTTGGGACTGGGAAATAGGTACAGATAATGTATATTATAGTCCTGGGTATAAGGCTATGCTTGGTTACAAATTTAATGAGGTTCCTTCTCACGTAGATGCATGGGTTGATTTAATCCATCCAGCCGACAAGGATGCAGCAGTTAAAGCAAACACAGACTGCATTGAAAACAAAGTGGAATCTTTTGAAGTGGAGTTCCGCATGCAGACCAAGAGTGGTAAGTGGATTTGGATTCTTGGCCGCGGTAAAGCTGTTGAGCGTGATGAAACAGGCAACGCAATCCGTGTTGTTGGAACTCATACGGATATTACAGATCGTAAGCGTGCAGAAAAAGAACTGCTTAGATTACGCAATTATCTTAACAATATAATTGATTCCATGCCTTCAATTCTTATCGGCCTTGATGCTAAGGGAATTGTTACGCAATGGAATAGTGAAGCACAGCGTGTCACAGGCGTATCAACTGCTGACGCAGAAGGAATGCATTTGTCGGAAGCTTTTCCAAGGTTAACACCGCAGTTAAAATGGGTTGAAGAATCTTTACTGAATCAGCAAATTCATACTGACTCTAGAGTTCACTGGCAGGACAATGGGGAGGATAAGTTTGAAGATATAACAATTTATCCTTTAAGTTCTAAAGGTGTAGAAGGGGTTGTGATTAGAGTTGATGACGTAACTCAGCGAGTCCGACTGGAAGAAATGATTGTTCAAAGCGAAAAGATGGTTTCCATTGGAAACTTGGCGGCAGGTATGGCTCATGAAATTAACAATCCATTGGGAGCTATTGTTCAAGGAGCTCAAAATCTTTCTCGGCGATTATCTCTTGATCTTCCGGCAAACTTTAAAGTGGCGGAGCAATGCAATCTCAGTCTTGATAGTTTTCAGGAGTACCTTCACGATCGAGGTATATTTAAGATTATTGAAGGGATAAACGGCTCAGGTCTCAGAGCTGCTATGATAGTAACTAATATGTTAAGTTTCTGCCGTAAAAGTGAGAAATCTTCTAAAAATAATAATTTAGCGGAGTTGCTTGATAATGCTCTTGAGATGGCAAAAAGTGAGTATAATTTTGATAGAAAATATGATTTCAAGCGAATTGAAATAGAGCGCGAATATGCGCAGGATCTTCCTGATATTTGTTGTGATGGTAACGAAATTCAGCAAGTTTTTCTGAATTTAATCAAAAATGGAGCTTATGCTGTTGCTGGTAAAACTTATGCTGACAGCTCTCCTAAGTTATATCTCCGAGTTCGTTCTGAAAATGGAATGGCTGTAGTAGAAATTGAAGATAATGGCTCAGGGATGGATGAAACTTCTCGCAAGCGCGCTTTTGAACCTTTCTACACCACTAAGCCTACTGGAGATGGAACCGGACTTGGGTTGTCGGTTTCATATTTTATTATTACTGAACAACATAATGGTCATATGGAAGTTTATTCTTCATTCGGAAACTGGACCCGTTTTGTTGTGAAGCTTCCTATGAAATTGGAATGCTAA
- a CDS encoding thiamine pyrophosphate-binding protein, translating into MSKTVISHLLERLKEIGIKDIFGVPGDYSFAVNDAICNDPDLNWIGCCNELNGAFAADGYARIKGCSALCTTYGVGELNALGGIAGAYAEHLPIFHIVGMPKNSIMKGNNIMHHTLGNGEFDLFHKMVQPVVCASSILTPENTVSEVERLIDAALSQKKPVYFGIPADFALMELGCSKPHPPVKQISNPKTLATVVKIITDRIDKAKSPIAVIGTLIGRYDLRNETQEIIEKAGLPFTSMFMGKGTLSESHPNFIGVYSGNLIADGVRKIVEESDLVVSFGTIRSDINTGAFTIKFDPIGEINIHPDHVHVGHATYQNVLIKDVITALKKEIKSQNINKNHKVKGLGQPQGSAEDKITPESLYPRIEKFFKSGDIIIAETGTSSMGLVTAKLPEGAVFYNQTLWGSIGWATPASFGAAVAAPDRRVILVTGEGAHQMTAQEISQFGRLGLKPVILCLNNDGYLIERMLCKDPYIYYNEIAQWNYSKLPEAFGMADWFTAKVTNNQELDTALDKSGKADCGCYIEIVTDKMAASEMALALNRVVFKNGGWNE; encoded by the coding sequence ATGTCAAAAACAGTCATTTCTCATTTGCTTGAACGGCTCAAAGAAATTGGAATCAAAGATATTTTCGGAGTCCCCGGTGACTACTCTTTTGCTGTTAACGACGCCATATGCAATGACCCTGACCTGAACTGGATAGGTTGCTGTAACGAACTGAATGGCGCCTTTGCGGCTGACGGTTACGCTCGCATCAAAGGTTGTTCTGCTCTATGCACTACTTATGGCGTGGGCGAACTCAATGCTCTTGGCGGCATTGCCGGAGCCTACGCAGAACATCTGCCTATTTTCCATATCGTAGGAATGCCCAAGAATTCCATTATGAAAGGGAATAACATTATGCACCATACTCTCGGTAACGGTGAATTTGATCTATTCCACAAAATGGTTCAGCCAGTTGTCTGTGCCAGCTCTATCCTAACTCCTGAAAATACTGTTTCAGAAGTTGAAAGACTCATTGATGCAGCTCTATCGCAGAAAAAACCAGTATACTTCGGCATTCCAGCAGACTTTGCACTGATGGAACTTGGCTGCTCCAAACCGCACCCTCCAGTAAAACAAATTAGCAATCCTAAAACACTAGCAACAGTAGTTAAAATTATCACGGATAGAATTGATAAAGCCAAATCACCTATTGCCGTAATCGGAACATTAATAGGTCGTTATGACTTACGTAATGAAACACAGGAAATAATAGAGAAAGCAGGACTTCCTTTTACTTCTATGTTTATGGGTAAAGGAACTCTTTCTGAATCTCACCCTAATTTCATAGGAGTTTATAGCGGCAACCTTATTGCTGATGGTGTGCGAAAAATTGTTGAAGAAAGCGATCTGGTCGTAAGCTTCGGAACAATAAGATCTGATATCAATACCGGAGCGTTTACCATAAAATTTGATCCTATCGGTGAAATTAATATTCATCCTGACCATGTACATGTTGGCCATGCAACCTATCAGAATGTACTTATAAAAGACGTCATCACAGCCTTAAAAAAAGAAATTAAATCTCAAAATATTAATAAAAATCATAAAGTAAAAGGACTTGGGCAGCCACAAGGATCTGCTGAAGATAAAATCACACCTGAGTCATTGTACCCACGGATAGAAAAGTTTTTCAAATCAGGTGACATCATTATTGCAGAAACGGGCACATCTTCTATGGGACTCGTCACGGCAAAACTTCCAGAGGGGGCAGTATTCTATAACCAGACTCTTTGGGGATCTATAGGATGGGCAACGCCTGCATCATTCGGCGCAGCAGTTGCAGCTCCAGATCGCAGAGTGATTCTTGTAACTGGAGAAGGTGCGCATCAAATGACGGCTCAGGAAATTAGTCAATTCGGCAGATTGGGGCTCAAGCCCGTGATATTATGCCTGAACAATGACGGGTACCTGATAGAGCGGATGCTCTGCAAAGATCCTTACATTTATTACAATGAAATTGCGCAATGGAATTATAGTAAGCTGCCGGAAGCTTTCGGTATGGCAGACTGGTTCACAGCAAAAGTCACAAATAATCAGGAACTGGATACAGCACTTGATAAATCCGGCAAGGCAGACTGCGGCTGTTACATAGAGATAGTTACTGACAAGATGGCTGCATCTGAGATGGCTTTAGCCCTAAACCGCGTAGTGTTTAAAAACGGAGGCTGGAATGAATAA
- a CDS encoding desulfoferrodoxin family protein, which produces MTSRRTFMTMSVAAAAAVTGTLLTGGTASADDELEFPYNVAFTQKHQGHWKGKGTTHVPKIEITDTEIIVTTPHPMSGEHYIVRHTIVDSKGNPIGQHTFAPTDKKAVSKYPLPENSAGKKFYATSFCNLHDLWVKKFKI; this is translated from the coding sequence ATGACTTCAAGAAGAACTTTCATGACAATGTCAGTAGCAGCAGCGGCTGCAGTGACCGGCACACTACTAACAGGTGGAACAGCCTCTGCCGACGATGAACTTGAATTTCCTTACAATGTTGCTTTCACCCAAAAACATCAAGGACATTGGAAAGGAAAAGGCACAACGCATGTTCCTAAAATTGAGATCACCGACACAGAGATTATCGTAACAACACCTCACCCTATGTCGGGAGAACATTATATAGTCCGCCACACAATTGTTGACTCTAAAGGTAACCCGATAGGACAGCATACTTTTGCACCAACTGATAAAAAAGCGGTATCTAAATACCCGCTTCCGGAAAATAGTGCAGGCAAAAAGTTCTATGCAACAAGTTTCTGTAATCTCCATGACTTATGGGTTAAAAAGTTTAAGATTTAA